A genomic segment from Corylus avellana chromosome ca5, CavTom2PMs-1.0 encodes:
- the LOC132180848 gene encoding chromatin remodeling protein EBS-like isoform X1, protein MAKTKPGKKDLDSYTIKGTNKVVRPGDCVLMRPSDSDKPPYVARVERIEADHRNNVKVRIRWYYRPEESIGGRRQFHGAKELFLSDHYDVQSAHTIEGKCIVHSFKNYTKLENVGAEDYFCRFEYKAATGGFTPDRVAVYCKCEMPYNPDDLMVQCEGCKDWFHPSCMGMTIEEAKKLEHFLCSECSSDDDAKRSLNAFPVSPSVEAKVEPKRRKR, encoded by the exons ATGGCCAAGACCAAACCTGGCAAGAAGGACCTCGACTCTTACACCATCAAAGGCACCAACAAAGTCGTCAGac CTGGTGATTGCGTGTTGATGCGACCATCGGACTCCGATAAGCCTCCGTACGTGGCGCGTGTGGAGAGGATCGAAGCGGATCACCGAAACAACGTGAAGGTTAGGATCCGATGGTATTATCGACCCGAAGAGTCGATTGGAGGGCGGAGACAGTTCCACGGGGCCAAGGAGCTGTTTCTATCTGACCACTATGATGTGCAGAGTGCGCACACTATTGAGGGCAAGTGTATAGTCCACTCTTTCAAGAACTACACTAAGCTTGAGAATGTTGGAGCAGAGGATTACTTTTGTAGGTTTGAGTACAAGGCTGCCACTGGTGGGTTCACGCCGGACCGTGTGGCCGT GTATTGCAAGTGTGAGATGCCATATAACCCAGACGACCTAATGGTGCAGTGTGAGGGATGCAAGGACTG GTTTCATCCTTCTTGTATGGGTATGACCAttgaagaagcaaaaaaattggAACACTTTTTGTGCTCGGAGTGTTCATCTGATGATGATGCCAAAAGATCCTTGAATGCATTCCCGGTATCACCATCTGTTGAGGCTAAG GTCGAGCCAAAGCGCAGGAAGAGATGA
- the LOC132181235 gene encoding homeobox protein knotted-1-like LET6, whose translation MNMEGGGSSMMRFGENEMNMMMNSGVEAMNKQFLPLPMSENVCYSQRASAAGLMPDQDMEETTNNSCMRAKIMAHPLFPRLLAAYANCQKVGAPAEVVGRLEEGYANSEAAMDGGCIGEDPALDQFMEAYCEMLTKYEQELSKPFKEATLFFSRIECQLKALTVSSSSDSGGQNGYGEEEIDATDNVIDPQVEDRELKVQLLHKYSGYLGSLKQEFLKKKKNGKLPKEARQRLLDWWSRHYKWPYPSESQKVALAESTGLDLKQINNWFINQRKRHWKPSEDMQFVVMDATHPHYYMDNIMCNPFPMDCTPMLL comes from the exons ATGAATATGGAAGGAGGAGGAAGTAGTATGATGAGGTTTGGGGAGAACGAGATGAATATGATGATGAATTCTGGTGTGGAAGCAATGAATAAGCAGTTTCTTCCTCTTCCTATGAGCGAAAATGTTTGTTATAGCCAAAGGGCATCAGCAGCTGGTTTGATGCCTGACCAAGATATGGAGGAGACCACTAACAATAGTTGTATGAGGGCTAAGATTATGGCTCATCCCCTCTTCCCTCGCCTCTTGGCTGCCTATGCCAATTGTCaaaag GTTGGGGCACCTGCTGAAGTGGTGGGTAGGTTAGAGGAGGGGTACGCTAATTCTGAGGCAGCTATGGATGGAGGTTGCATAGGTGAAGACCCTGCACTTGATCAGTTTATGGAGGCCTACTGTGAGATGCTGACAAAGTACGAGCAAGAACTCTCTAAGCCCTTCAAAGAAGCCACGCTTTTCTTCTCAAGGATTGAGTGTCAGCTCAAAGCCCTAACTGTTTCTTCCTCCTCAGATTCTGGCG GTCAAAATGGATATGGTGAGGAAGAGATTGATGCAACGGACAATGTCATAGATCCTCAAGTTGAAGACCGGGAGCTGAAAGTTCAGCTTCTGCACAAGTACAGTGGATATTTGGGCAGTCTCAAGCAGGAGtttctgaagaagaaaaagaatgggAAATTGCCAAAGGAAGCCCGACAGCGGTTGCTGGACTGGTGGAGCAGGCACTACAAGTGGCCGTACCCATCG GAGTCCCAGAAGGTGGCGCTTGCAGAATCCACAGGTCTAGATCTGAAACAGATAAATAATTGGTTCATCAATCAGAGGAAGCGCCATTGGAAGCCTTCAGAAGATATGCAATTTGTTGTGATGGATGCTACTCATCCCCACTACTATATGGATAATATTATGTGCAATCCCTTTCCAATGGATTGCACCCCTATGCTCCTTTGA
- the LOC132180848 gene encoding chromatin remodeling protein EBS-like isoform X2, protein MAKTKPGKKDLDSYTIKGTNKVVRPGDCVLMRPSDSDKPPYVARVERIEADHRNNVKVRIRWYYRPEESIGGRRQFHGAKELFLSDHYDVQSAHTIEGKCIVHSFKNYTKLENVGAEDYFCRFEYKAATGGFTPDRVAVYCKCEMPYNPDDLMVQCEGCKDWRVFGHCQGRHNF, encoded by the exons ATGGCCAAGACCAAACCTGGCAAGAAGGACCTCGACTCTTACACCATCAAAGGCACCAACAAAGTCGTCAGac CTGGTGATTGCGTGTTGATGCGACCATCGGACTCCGATAAGCCTCCGTACGTGGCGCGTGTGGAGAGGATCGAAGCGGATCACCGAAACAACGTGAAGGTTAGGATCCGATGGTATTATCGACCCGAAGAGTCGATTGGAGGGCGGAGACAGTTCCACGGGGCCAAGGAGCTGTTTCTATCTGACCACTATGATGTGCAGAGTGCGCACACTATTGAGGGCAAGTGTATAGTCCACTCTTTCAAGAACTACACTAAGCTTGAGAATGTTGGAGCAGAGGATTACTTTTGTAGGTTTGAGTACAAGGCTGCCACTGGTGGGTTCACGCCGGACCGTGTGGCCGT GTATTGCAAGTGTGAGATGCCATATAACCCAGACGACCTAATGGTGCAGTGTGAGGGATGCAAGGACTG GCGGGTGTTTGGACATTGCCAAGGAAGACATAATTTCTAG